In a genomic window of Microterricola viridarii:
- a CDS encoding ABC transporter ATP-binding protein → MASVTFDKATRVYPGGTRPAVDALDLQVADGEFLVLVGPSGCGKSTSLRMLAGLEEVNGGNIFIGDRNVTDVPPKDRDIAMVFQNYALYPHMTVAENMGFALKIAGVNKDERAARVLEAAKLLDLEAYLSRKPKALSGGQRQRVAMGRAIVRQPQVFLMDEPLSNLDAKLRVQTRTQIASLQRRLGVTTVYVTHDQTEALTMGDRIAVLKDGLLQQVGTPRELYASPNNVFVAGFIGSPAMNLFNTDIADGGVKFGSALVAVERQALDSATGSSVTIGVRPEDIIVSTTPGQGLEVDVDLVEELGADGYLYGHSTLNGKRTDVVARVDGRSHPNAGEKVWLMPAPDHVHVFDAESGERLLNKAIAI, encoded by the coding sequence ATGGCATCTGTAACTTTCGACAAGGCAACGCGCGTTTACCCCGGTGGTACCCGCCCGGCCGTCGATGCCCTCGACCTGCAGGTCGCTGACGGCGAGTTCCTCGTCCTCGTCGGCCCCTCCGGCTGCGGCAAGTCCACGTCGCTCCGCATGCTCGCCGGCCTCGAAGAGGTCAACGGCGGCAACATCTTCATCGGCGACCGCAACGTCACGGACGTTCCGCCGAAGGACCGCGACATCGCCATGGTCTTCCAGAACTACGCGCTGTACCCGCACATGACCGTCGCAGAGAACATGGGCTTCGCCCTGAAGATCGCCGGCGTCAACAAGGACGAGCGCGCCGCCCGCGTGCTCGAGGCCGCCAAGCTCCTCGACCTCGAGGCCTACCTCAGCCGCAAGCCGAAGGCCCTCTCAGGTGGTCAGCGTCAGCGTGTTGCCATGGGTCGCGCCATCGTGCGTCAGCCCCAGGTCTTCCTCATGGACGAGCCGCTGTCGAACCTCGACGCCAAGCTGCGCGTGCAGACCCGCACCCAGATCGCGTCGCTGCAGCGTCGTCTCGGTGTCACCACCGTCTACGTCACGCACGACCAGACCGAGGCGCTCACCATGGGTGACCGCATCGCCGTGCTGAAGGACGGCCTGCTCCAGCAGGTCGGAACTCCGCGCGAGCTGTACGCGTCCCCGAACAACGTCTTCGTCGCCGGCTTCATCGGCAGCCCCGCCATGAACCTGTTCAACACCGACATCGCCGACGGCGGCGTCAAGTTCGGCAGCGCGCTCGTCGCCGTCGAGCGCCAGGCGCTCGACTCCGCGACCGGCTCGAGCGTCACCATCGGTGTGCGCCCCGAGGACATCATCGTCTCCACCACCCCCGGCCAGGGCCTCGAGGTTGACGTCGACCTCGTCGAGGAGCTCGGCGCCGACGGCTACCTCTACGGCCACTCCACCCTCAACGGCAAGCGCACCGACGTCGTCGCTCGCGTTGACGGCCGCTCGCACCCGAACGCCGGCGAGAAGGTGTGGCTCATGCCGGCACCCGACCACGTGCACGTGTTCGACGCCGAGTCGGGCGAGCGCCTGCTCAACAAGGCGATCGCGATCTAA
- a CDS encoding RrF2 family transcriptional regulator, which translates to MRGVKLSAFADVCLRTLMLLGSRQGQQLTSREIAEQIGVPYNHVAKAVLELRNRRAIDVTRGRHGGSQITATGLQLSVGTLLRELDVRDDVVDCVSEAGVACPLLAQCRLRSALRRAREAFYAELDQLRVEDLGGPEASVLLPFPVLR; encoded by the coding sequence ATGAGAGGCGTGAAACTGAGCGCCTTTGCTGACGTGTGCCTGCGCACCCTGATGCTGCTCGGGTCGCGACAGGGTCAACAGCTCACCAGCCGGGAGATCGCCGAGCAGATCGGCGTGCCATACAACCACGTCGCCAAGGCCGTGCTCGAACTGCGCAATCGCCGCGCGATCGATGTGACCAGGGGTCGGCACGGCGGCTCGCAGATCACCGCCACGGGGCTGCAGCTGAGCGTCGGCACCCTGCTGCGCGAGCTTGACGTGCGCGATGACGTCGTGGATTGCGTCTCCGAGGCGGGCGTTGCCTGCCCACTGCTGGCGCAGTGCCGGCTGCGCTCCGCCCTCCGACGCGCCCGCGAGGCGTTCTATGCGGAGCTGGACCAGCTCCGCGTCGAGGATCTCGGCGGGCCGGAGGCCTCGGTGCTGCTGCCGTTCCCCGTGCTGCGCTGA
- a CDS encoding globin domain-containing protein, with protein MLSEKSRPVIEATLPIIGERIAHITPKFYSRMFAARPELLDGLFSRANQNNGTQQQALAGSIAAFATHLLNHPESLPEAVLVRIAHKHTSLGIAADQYALVYEHLFAAIAEDLGDAVTPAVAEAWTEVYWLMADALIKIEKGLYAQQANNEVWTNWTLTAKEVAGVGSITFRFSPADDTPVTVAKPGQFVSVRVALADGIRQCRQYTLSDAVASTTERVITTKFDEGGEVSPFMHQNLSVGDTIELSNPYGDLTIDTVGGPIVLATAGIGCTPSASALATLAAAGSDRRVLVLHAESTEDAWALKEQMRESIAALPNAELKLWLEDVTAKADDTEASEGYMSLAGLELPDDARLYLCGPLPFMRAVRSQAIDAGIPATHIHYEVFGPDLWLAA; from the coding sequence ATGCTGTCTGAAAAGTCCCGCCCGGTCATCGAGGCGACGCTGCCGATCATCGGGGAGCGCATCGCGCACATCACCCCGAAGTTCTATTCGCGGATGTTCGCGGCACGCCCCGAGCTCCTGGACGGACTGTTCTCGCGCGCCAACCAAAACAACGGCACGCAGCAGCAGGCGCTGGCCGGGTCCATCGCCGCCTTCGCCACGCACCTGCTGAACCACCCGGAGTCCCTGCCGGAGGCGGTGCTGGTCCGAATCGCCCACAAGCACACCTCGCTCGGCATCGCCGCAGACCAGTACGCCCTCGTCTACGAGCACCTCTTCGCGGCCATCGCCGAAGACCTGGGCGACGCGGTGACCCCCGCGGTCGCCGAGGCCTGGACCGAGGTGTACTGGCTGATGGCAGACGCGCTGATCAAGATCGAGAAGGGCCTCTACGCGCAGCAGGCCAACAACGAGGTCTGGACCAACTGGACCCTCACCGCGAAGGAAGTCGCGGGCGTCGGCTCGATCACGTTCCGCTTCAGCCCCGCCGACGACACCCCGGTCACGGTCGCCAAGCCCGGCCAGTTCGTGTCCGTCCGGGTAGCCCTCGCCGACGGCATCCGTCAGTGCCGCCAGTACACGCTGAGCGACGCGGTGGCCTCGACCACGGAGCGCGTCATCACCACGAAGTTCGACGAGGGCGGCGAGGTGTCGCCGTTCATGCACCAGAACCTCAGCGTCGGAGACACCATCGAGCTCTCCAACCCCTACGGTGACCTGACCATCGACACCGTCGGCGGCCCGATCGTGTTGGCAACCGCAGGCATCGGCTGCACCCCGAGCGCCTCCGCGCTGGCCACCCTGGCCGCGGCCGGTTCCGACCGCCGGGTGCTCGTCCTGCACGCCGAGTCGACCGAGGACGCCTGGGCGTTGAAGGAGCAGATGCGCGAGTCCATCGCGGCACTGCCGAACGCCGAGCTCAAGCTGTGGCTCGAGGACGTCACCGCGAAAGCCGACGACACCGAGGCGAGCGAGGGATACATGTCACTGGCCGGCCTCGAGCTGCCGGACGACGCCCGGCTGTACCTCTGCGGCCCGTTGCCCTTCATGCGCGCGGTGCGCTCGCAGGCCATCGACGCCGGCATCCCGGCGACACACATCCACTACGAGGTGTTCGGCCCCGACCTCTGGCTCGCCGCCTAG
- a CDS encoding response regulator transcription factor — MTRILLIEDEPALSEPLSFLLEREGYEVTVAADGPSALREFDRAGADLLLLDLMLPGIPGTEVCREIRQRSSVPIIMLTAKDSEVDIVVGLELGADDYMTKPYSTRELLARVRAVLRRHVEADAPDDSVIEAGSVRMDVERHTVSVNGELTPMPLKEFELLEYLMRNAGRVLTRGQLIDRIWGTDYFGDTKTLDVHIKRIRSRIEAVPSEPAMLLTVRGLGYRFEA, encoded by the coding sequence GTGACACGAATTCTGCTGATCGAAGACGAGCCGGCCCTCAGCGAGCCGCTCAGCTTCCTGCTCGAGCGCGAGGGGTACGAGGTGACGGTGGCCGCCGACGGCCCGAGCGCGCTCCGCGAATTCGACCGGGCCGGCGCCGACCTGCTGCTGCTCGACCTCATGCTGCCGGGCATCCCGGGCACCGAGGTCTGCCGCGAGATCCGGCAGCGTTCCAGCGTTCCGATCATCATGCTCACGGCGAAGGACTCCGAGGTCGACATCGTCGTGGGGCTCGAGCTCGGCGCCGACGACTACATGACCAAGCCGTACTCGACCAGGGAGCTGCTGGCCCGCGTGCGCGCCGTGCTGCGCCGTCACGTCGAGGCGGATGCCCCGGACGACAGCGTGATCGAGGCCGGCAGCGTGCGGATGGACGTGGAGCGCCACACAGTGAGCGTGAATGGCGAGCTCACGCCCATGCCGCTCAAGGAATTCGAGCTGCTCGAGTACCTCATGCGCAACGCCGGCCGGGTGCTCACCCGCGGCCAGCTGATTGACCGGATCTGGGGAACCGACTACTTCGGCGACACCAAGACGCTCGACGTGCACATCAAGCGGATCCGCTCGCGGATCGAGGCGGTGCCGTCGGAGCCGGCGATGCTGCTGACGGTGCGCGGGCTCGGCTACCGCTTCGAGGCCTGA
- the ispD gene encoding 2-C-methyl-D-erythritol 4-phosphate cytidylyltransferase, translating to MNFSGEHSQAESVQTAVIVVAAGSGTRLGRPERKAFAPLAGRPMLAHALDGIFALTEPVQLIVVAPDAELESARAIVAASAGPAVGYTSVVAGGASRQLSVAAGLAAVAPGVGIVLVHDAARALTPTAQFEAVIAAVRATRSGVIPALPVVDTIKRVDQGGAVRETVDRSELVAVQTPQGFVRAELDEAYADPAADFTDDAALLASFGHSVGTVAGDERAFKITTPWDLARAERLLAEAAPGAQMPSTASAPRVGTGVDVHAFSPEGDDAADAAPELWIAGLHWPGQRGLSGHSDGDVAVHAVCDALLAAASLGDIGGIFGTDDPRLAGAHGEVFLRETKRLVERAGFGIGNVSVQLLGNRPKLSPRRAEAEALLSGILGAPVSIAATTTDGLGFTGRGEGVAAIATALLLPA from the coding sequence ATGAACTTTTCGGGCGAACACAGCCAGGCGGAGTCGGTCCAGACAGCGGTGATCGTGGTGGCCGCCGGCAGCGGTACCCGGCTCGGCCGGCCGGAGCGGAAGGCCTTCGCCCCGCTCGCCGGGCGACCGATGCTCGCACATGCCCTCGACGGCATCTTCGCGCTGACCGAGCCCGTGCAGCTGATCGTGGTGGCCCCGGACGCCGAACTGGAGAGCGCCAGGGCGATCGTGGCGGCATCCGCCGGCCCGGCCGTCGGATACACCAGCGTCGTGGCCGGGGGAGCGAGCCGGCAGCTCTCCGTCGCGGCCGGCCTCGCGGCGGTCGCGCCCGGCGTCGGCATCGTGCTGGTGCACGACGCGGCCCGCGCGCTCACGCCCACCGCCCAGTTCGAGGCCGTGATCGCCGCCGTGCGCGCCACCCGCTCCGGCGTGATTCCGGCGCTGCCCGTCGTCGACACCATCAAGCGCGTCGATCAGGGCGGGGCCGTGCGGGAGACCGTCGACCGCTCCGAGCTGGTCGCCGTGCAGACGCCGCAGGGCTTCGTGCGCGCCGAGCTCGACGAGGCCTACGCCGACCCGGCCGCCGACTTCACCGACGACGCCGCCCTGCTGGCGTCCTTCGGCCACTCCGTCGGCACGGTCGCCGGCGACGAGCGCGCCTTCAAGATCACGACCCCGTGGGACCTGGCCCGGGCCGAGCGGCTGCTCGCCGAGGCGGCACCCGGCGCGCAGATGCCGTCAACGGCATCCGCCCCGCGGGTCGGCACCGGCGTCGACGTGCACGCCTTCTCGCCGGAGGGCGACGACGCGGCGGATGCCGCGCCCGAGCTGTGGATCGCCGGCCTGCACTGGCCGGGCCAGCGCGGGCTCTCCGGCCACAGCGACGGCGACGTCGCGGTGCACGCCGTCTGTGACGCGCTGCTGGCCGCCGCAAGCCTCGGCGACATCGGCGGCATCTTCGGCACCGACGACCCGCGGCTGGCCGGCGCGCACGGAGAGGTGTTCCTCCGCGAGACGAAGCGTCTCGTCGAGCGGGCCGGCTTCGGCATCGGCAACGTCTCCGTGCAGCTGCTCGGCAACCGGCCGAAGCTCTCGCCGCGCCGGGCGGAGGCGGAGGCGCTGCTCAGCGGCATCCTCGGCGCCCCCGTCAGCATCGCCGCCACCACCACCGACGGCCTCGGCTTCACCGGCCGGGGCGAGGGCGTCGCCGCCATCGCGACGGCGCTGCTGCTGCCCGCCTGA
- a CDS encoding DsbA family protein, which translates to MTFGASPEPRPTKNQRREAAREKARELRVQQKKKDRRNKMMLQGGIVLGIVAVVAVILLIVVNSVRPEGPGPKNMASDGILIGEGLVAVETPALPANAVPIPSQPDETGSVANIRVWVDYLCPYCGDFERTNGPQIQGWLESGAATLETFPIATLVSKSAGTKYSLRAANAAGCVANFSPNDFFAFNSAMFIDQPQENTPALNNTELKQRIKDAGVANTSEINKCIDDEQFKAWVLDATDRALTGPLPNTELPKVKGTPTVLVNGKQYAGSLDDPKEFAAFVQQAMGETYSTATPTPTPAPAG; encoded by the coding sequence ATGACCTTCGGCGCATCCCCCGAGCCCCGGCCCACGAAGAACCAGCGCCGCGAAGCCGCGCGCGAAAAGGCCCGTGAGCTGCGCGTGCAGCAGAAGAAGAAGGACCGGCGCAACAAGATGATGCTGCAGGGCGGCATCGTGCTCGGCATCGTCGCCGTCGTCGCGGTGATCCTGCTCATCGTCGTCAACAGTGTGCGCCCAGAGGGCCCCGGCCCCAAGAACATGGCCAGCGACGGCATCCTGATCGGCGAGGGCCTCGTCGCGGTGGAGACCCCGGCGCTGCCCGCCAACGCCGTGCCCATCCCGTCGCAGCCCGACGAGACCGGCTCCGTCGCCAACATCCGCGTCTGGGTCGACTACCTGTGCCCCTACTGCGGAGACTTCGAGCGCACCAACGGGCCGCAGATCCAGGGCTGGCTCGAGTCCGGTGCCGCGACGCTGGAGACCTTCCCGATCGCCACCCTGGTGAGCAAGTCGGCCGGTACCAAGTACTCGCTGCGCGCGGCGAACGCGGCCGGCTGCGTGGCGAACTTCTCGCCGAACGACTTCTTCGCCTTCAACTCGGCCATGTTCATCGACCAGCCGCAGGAGAACACCCCGGCGTTGAACAACACCGAGCTCAAGCAGCGCATCAAGGATGCCGGCGTCGCCAACACCTCCGAGATCAACAAGTGCATCGACGACGAGCAGTTCAAGGCGTGGGTGCTGGATGCCACGGACCGCGCCCTCACCGGCCCGCTCCCGAACACCGAGCTGCCCAAGGTCAAGGGCACGCCGACCGTCCTCGTCAACGGCAAGCAGTACGCCGGCTCCCTGGACGACCCGAAGGAGTTCGCGGCATTCGTGCAGCAGGCGATGGGGGAGACCTACTCCACCGCAACGCCGACTCCGACGCCCGCCCCGGCCGGCTAG
- the cysS gene encoding cysteine--tRNA ligase: protein MTVRLYDSQAQALRDFTPITPGQVSMYVCGPTVQSSPHIGHLRSALVYDLLRRWLNYRGHAVTFVRNVTDIDDKVLANASEHEPWWALAYRIELEFTAGYNRLGILAPTYEPRATASIMQMQAIIASLIERGHAYPAADDSHDVYFDTASWPEYGALTRQNRDNMEAAADADPRGKRDPRDFALWKGQKAGEPASANWDSPWGPGRPGWHIECSAMAERYLGTQFDIHGGGLDLRFPHHENELAQSRAAGHAFANYWVHNGLVNTGGQKMSKSLGNSVYAAELFEQARPLVLRYYLAAAHYRSTIDYSAGSLPEAEAALERIESFLSRVDRRLAGTRFAGSGLAQVPDAFASALDDDLAVPQALAVLHETVRAGNAALDAEDLQTAASARAEVVAMTEVLGINPLSPEWASNEDTAARAALDALVTRLIDDRATARDNKDYAAADRIRAELTAAGITLEDTQTGAHWSLES, encoded by the coding sequence GTGACAGTGCGACTTTACGACTCCCAGGCCCAGGCCCTGCGCGACTTCACCCCCATCACACCGGGGCAGGTCAGCATGTACGTCTGTGGACCCACGGTGCAGTCCAGCCCGCACATCGGCCACCTGCGCAGCGCGCTCGTCTACGACCTGCTGCGCCGCTGGCTGAACTACCGCGGCCACGCCGTCACCTTCGTGCGCAACGTCACCGACATCGACGACAAGGTGCTCGCCAATGCGAGCGAGCACGAGCCGTGGTGGGCCCTGGCCTACCGGATCGAACTCGAGTTCACCGCCGGGTACAACCGCCTCGGCATCCTGGCGCCCACCTATGAGCCGCGGGCGACCGCCAGCATCATGCAGATGCAGGCGATCATCGCCTCGCTGATCGAGCGCGGGCACGCCTACCCGGCGGCGGATGACAGCCACGACGTGTACTTCGACACCGCCAGCTGGCCCGAGTACGGCGCCCTCACCCGGCAGAACCGCGACAACATGGAGGCGGCGGCCGACGCCGACCCCCGTGGCAAGCGCGACCCGCGCGACTTCGCCCTCTGGAAGGGGCAGAAGGCGGGCGAGCCCGCCTCGGCCAACTGGGACAGCCCGTGGGGACCCGGCCGCCCCGGCTGGCACATCGAGTGCTCGGCCATGGCTGAGCGCTACCTCGGCACCCAGTTCGACATCCACGGCGGGGGCCTCGACCTGCGCTTCCCGCACCACGAGAACGAGCTGGCCCAGTCGCGTGCGGCCGGCCATGCCTTCGCCAACTACTGGGTGCACAACGGCCTGGTCAACACCGGCGGCCAGAAGATGTCCAAGTCCCTCGGCAACTCGGTCTACGCGGCCGAGCTGTTCGAGCAGGCGCGGCCGCTCGTGCTGCGCTACTACCTGGCGGCGGCGCACTACCGCTCCACCATCGACTACTCGGCCGGTTCGCTGCCCGAGGCGGAGGCGGCGCTCGAGCGCATCGAGAGCTTCCTCTCCCGGGTCGACCGGCGCCTGGCCGGCACCCGTTTCGCCGGCAGCGGCCTGGCGCAGGTACCGGATGCCTTCGCCAGCGCACTCGACGACGACCTGGCGGTTCCGCAGGCCCTCGCCGTGCTGCACGAGACCGTGCGGGCCGGCAACGCGGCGCTCGACGCCGAAGACCTGCAGACCGCGGCATCCGCCAGGGCCGAGGTCGTCGCGATGACCGAGGTGCTCGGCATCAACCCGCTCTCGCCGGAGTGGGCGTCGAACGAGGACACCGCGGCCCGCGCCGCCCTCGACGCGCTCGTCACCCGGCTGATCGACGATCGCGCCACCGCGCGCGACAACAAAGACTATGCGGCAGCAGACCGCATCCGCGCCGAACTGACGGCGGCGGGAATCACCCTCGAAGACACCCAGACGGGTGCACATTGGAGTCTGGAATCATGA
- a CDS encoding DUF4032 domain-containing protein, with protein sequence MSGSLNITSAMADPALLDLPWHLPLDAWPNENIASLPKGISRHLVRFAHLGGHVVAIKETTAEMAKGEYEMLRTLQRMEIPCVEPIAVITNRSDGEGEMLKPVLVTRHLKFSMPYRALFSQSLRPDTATRLVDALAVLLVRLHIAGFFWGDVSLSNTLFRRDAGAFAAYLVDAETGQLYTGGLSNGQRENDLEIARVNIAGELMDLEAGGRVADELDPIRISNGIVDAYRNLWKELTGSESFHSSERWRISERVDRLNSLGFDIEELAIKTDDTGATVRIQPKVVDAGHHQRRLLRLTGLDAEENQARRLLNDLDSYRASYGKTEFDEDMVAHEWLMRVFEPVVRAIPLDLKGKLEPAEVFHQLLEHRWFMAQKQGHDIPLAEALSSYINDVLRHRRDEATMIAPDTGLITMAIGTVPDDEEDTDWRLKV encoded by the coding sequence ATGAGTGGCTCCCTCAACATCACCTCGGCGATGGCCGACCCCGCCCTGCTCGACCTGCCCTGGCACCTGCCGCTGGATGCCTGGCCGAACGAGAACATCGCCTCGCTGCCCAAGGGTATCTCGCGCCACCTGGTGCGATTCGCCCACCTCGGCGGTCACGTCGTGGCGATCAAGGAGACGACGGCCGAGATGGCGAAGGGCGAGTACGAGATGCTGCGCACGCTGCAGCGCATGGAGATCCCGTGTGTGGAGCCCATCGCCGTCATCACCAACCGCAGCGACGGCGAGGGCGAGATGCTCAAGCCGGTGCTGGTGACCCGGCACCTCAAGTTTTCGATGCCGTACCGGGCCCTGTTCTCGCAGTCGCTGCGGCCGGACACGGCGACGCGCCTCGTCGACGCCCTCGCCGTGCTGCTCGTGCGCCTGCACATCGCCGGCTTCTTCTGGGGCGACGTCTCCCTCTCCAACACGCTGTTCCGCCGCGACGCGGGCGCCTTCGCCGCCTACCTGGTGGATGCCGAGACCGGCCAGCTGTACACCGGCGGCCTCTCCAACGGCCAGCGCGAGAACGACCTCGAGATCGCCCGGGTCAACATCGCCGGCGAGCTGATGGACCTGGAGGCCGGCGGCCGCGTGGCCGACGAGCTCGACCCGATCCGCATCTCCAACGGCATCGTCGACGCCTACCGCAACCTCTGGAAGGAGCTCACCGGCTCCGAGTCGTTCCACTCCTCCGAGCGCTGGCGCATCAGCGAGCGCGTCGACCGCCTGAACAGCCTCGGCTTCGACATCGAGGAGCTCGCCATCAAGACCGACGACACGGGCGCCACCGTGCGCATCCAGCCCAAGGTGGTGGATGCCGGGCACCACCAGCGCCGCCTGCTGCGCCTGACCGGCCTCGACGCCGAGGAGAACCAGGCCCGCCGCCTGCTCAACGACCTGGACTCGTACCGGGCCAGCTACGGCAAGACCGAGTTCGACGAGGACATGGTCGCCCACGAGTGGCTGATGCGCGTGTTCGAGCCCGTGGTCCGCGCCATCCCGCTCGATCTCAAGGGCAAGCTGGAGCCGGCCGAGGTGTTCCACCAGCTGCTCGAGCACCGCTGGTTCATGGCGCAGAAGCAGGGACACGACATCCCGCTGGCCGAGGCGCTCAGCTCGTACATCAACGACGTGCTGCGGCACCGGCGCGACGAGGCGACGATGATCGCCCCGGACACCGGCCTCATCACGATGGCGATCGGCACGGTGCCCGACGACGAGGAAGACACCGACTGGCGCCTCAAGGTCTAG
- a CDS encoding CarD family transcriptional regulator has protein sequence MLFEVGETVVYPHHGAATIIEIKTRVIKGEEKLYLKLNVTQGDLTIEVPAENVDLVGVRDVIGREGLDKVFEVLRAPFTEEPTNWSRRYKANLEKLASGDVIKVSEVVRDLWRRDQDRGLSAGEKRMLAKARQILISELALAEKTDEEKASTVLDEVLAS, from the coding sequence ATGCTTTTTGAGGTTGGCGAAACCGTCGTTTACCCGCACCACGGTGCTGCAACGATCATCGAAATCAAGACCCGTGTCATCAAGGGTGAAGAGAAGCTCTACCTCAAGCTCAACGTCACCCAGGGTGACTTGACCATTGAGGTCCCCGCCGAGAACGTCGACCTCGTCGGCGTGCGCGACGTCATCGGCCGTGAGGGGCTCGACAAGGTGTTCGAGGTGCTGCGCGCGCCGTTCACCGAGGAGCCCACCAACTGGTCGCGTCGTTACAAGGCGAACCTGGAGAAGCTGGCGTCCGGCGATGTCATCAAGGTGTCCGAGGTCGTCCGCGACCTGTGGCGCCGTGACCAGGACCGCGGACTCTCCGCTGGCGAGAAGCGCATGCTGGCCAAGGCCCGTCAGATTCTGATCTCCGAGCTCGCGCTCGCCGAGAAGACCGACGAGGAGAAGGCCTCCACCGTGCTCGACGAGGTTCTGGCCTCCTAG
- the rlmB gene encoding 23S rRNA (guanosine(2251)-2'-O)-methyltransferase RlmB — protein MKNTAGKPRAGAVRKGARGPQVGSGGQGRQALEGKKPTPKAEDRPYHPAGKRKAANERYEAASGGKRRVAGPRDGGREGGRPRDAGRPDGAPRNVAVSGRPAGGRKPKSADEIEIVTGRNSVVEALRAKIPASALYVATRVEMDDRVKEALKLATSNGIPILEVMRPELDRLAGRDSVHQGLALKVPPYEYAHPTELLEQVIARGETPLFVALDGITDPRNLGAIIRSTAAFGGQGVIVPQRRSVGLTASAWKTSAGAAARTPVAMATNLTQTLKAFKAAGVFVLGLDGGGDVMLPGLELADRPVVVVVGSEGKGLSRLVTETCDAVVSIPISAATESLNAGIAASVTLYEISRLRALQK, from the coding sequence ATGAAGAACACAGCTGGAAAGCCCCGCGCCGGCGCCGTCCGAAAGGGTGCCCGCGGCCCCCAGGTAGGCTCCGGCGGCCAGGGCCGTCAGGCGCTGGAGGGCAAGAAGCCCACCCCCAAGGCCGAAGACCGCCCGTACCACCCCGCCGGCAAGCGCAAGGCGGCCAACGAGCGCTACGAGGCGGCCAGCGGCGGCAAGCGCCGTGTGGCGGGACCCCGCGACGGCGGCCGTGAGGGCGGTCGCCCCCGCGACGCCGGTCGCCCCGACGGCGCCCCGCGCAACGTCGCCGTCTCCGGCCGCCCGGCCGGCGGACGCAAGCCGAAGTCGGCCGACGAGATCGAGATCGTCACCGGCCGCAACTCGGTGGTCGAGGCGCTGCGCGCCAAGATCCCCGCCAGCGCGCTCTACGTGGCCACCCGCGTCGAGATGGACGACCGCGTCAAGGAGGCCCTCAAGCTGGCCACCAGCAACGGCATCCCGATCCTCGAGGTCATGCGCCCGGAGCTCGACCGCCTCGCCGGCCGCGACAGCGTGCACCAGGGCCTCGCGCTCAAGGTGCCGCCGTACGAGTACGCGCACCCGACCGAGCTGCTGGAGCAGGTCATCGCCCGCGGCGAGACCCCGCTCTTCGTCGCGCTGGACGGCATCACCGACCCGCGCAACCTCGGCGCCATCATCCGCTCGACGGCCGCCTTCGGTGGCCAGGGCGTGATCGTGCCGCAGCGTCGCTCCGTCGGCCTGACCGCCTCCGCCTGGAAGACCTCGGCCGGCGCCGCGGCCCGCACGCCCGTCGCCATGGCAACGAACCTCACGCAGACGCTCAAGGCGTTCAAGGCGGCTGGCGTCTTCGTGCTCGGCCTGGACGGCGGCGGCGACGTGATGCTGCCCGGCCTCGAGCTGGCCGACCGCCCGGTCGTCGTCGTCGTCGGCAGCGAGGGCAAGGGCCTGTCCCGCCTCGTCACCGAGACGTGCGACGCCGTCGTGTCGATCCCGATCAGCGCGGCGACCGAGTCACTCAACGCCGGCATCGCCGCATCCGTCACCCTCTACGAGATCTCGCGCCTGCGCGCCCTCCAGAAGTAG